AGCGCAGAGCGTGTGCTCGGCGGGAAACGTCCGCTCGTCAAGGTACTCGTACACGATGCCGAGGGCTGGCACTGCAAGCCACGGATCCAGCCGCACGGCGACTTCGAGCGAGTCGATGCCGGCGACATCGCCCTGCTCGAGCAGCAGACGGGCGACGTTGAGATGAGCCTTCGCATCGCGCGGGCGAGATCGAACGAGCGCCTGGAACGCGGAAAGCGCTGCGCCCTCTCCTCGGACCAACTCGACGAGACAGGCATGGACCCACTGCTCGCGAACCGAGAAGGCGCGCCCAGCGGCCTCGGCTTCGAGCTGCTGGAGCGCATCAGCCCGTTCGCAGGCATCAGCGTACTGCTCCTGCCACCAGTCGCTCGCCTCGGCCCGCCAGGTCGCGTTCATCCGGTCGCGCAGGGCCGGCAGGCACTCACCGAGCAGCACCTCGGACGCGCTGACGTCGATGGGCGGCGGTACTCGCGGATCCTGCCCCAGGGCGGCGAGTCGCACCCGGAGGGGCGGGTGGGTGTCAAAGGCGTCCCCCTCCTGCGCGAGGATGTCGTCCAGGGTCACCACCCGCCGCCCGGTTGCTGGTGCTACGCGAGTGACCGCGGAAAGCTCCGTGAAGACGGTCTCGGGAGCATCGGGCGACCCTTTCGAGCGCTCGTACAGGCTCGGCCAGAACTCGCGGGCGAGGCGCGCTCCGACAAGCTCCAGTCGCGTGAGACCGTCCCCGAGCGACCGAGGGCCAGCCAGTGACGCGGCAACTCGGTCGGCGTCCAGCTCGTGGCCGCGGACGGCAACCGACGCATAGGCGATGAAGTACGGAACGTAGCGGCTGAAGAACGGGCGGAAGAGGAACCGGACGGTTCGGTCACCGCGTTCGAGTCCATCGAGGAGCGAGATCCAGGTCGCCTGCACGCGGAAGATCTGGCCTGACAGTTTCGCCTGCCGACCCTGAAGGTGCCCGAACTCATGGGCAATGACCGCGACGGCCTCATCCGGAGAGAGTGCGTCGAGCAGGGGCAGGCCGAGCACGAGGTGATTGCGGGTCCAGCCAGGCAGGCCGAAGCGCGACTGACGCCAGACGGCGGCATTGAACTCGTCGGAGAGCACCACACGATGGATCGGCGGCGCACCGGTGGCCGTCCGGGCGGTCTCGAGGGTTTCGAACAACCTGGGGGCCTGGTCGCGGGCGATGACGAGGCCCTGGGGCGCCGAGCCACGAGCCGTGAGGCCACGTACCACGAAGTAGATGATGCCGAGGCCCGGCAGCGCGCTCATCAGGAGCGCATGGCGCACGACGCCCCCGACGAATGACGAACCGAGATCCGCCACAGTAAACATCGCGAGGAGCAGCAGCAGCGCCACAAATCCGAACAGCGCGGCGATCACCAGTGCGATGTACGCGTAGCCGAGCCCGGCGACGAACAGCAATCGCCGTCGATAGGTGTCAGGCCGCTCGGCGGCCAGCTGCTCGACGCGGGTGGCGAGACTCGCATAGTCGGGAGCGGAGGTTGACATGCTGGTCACTCCGATTGGGCGCTCGGCGCTGCCGGCGGCGGGCAAGCGTATCACCAAAGTGCAACGAAGATGCGTCACTGAAAGTGACTCCGTCACGTTATAGAGACTGAAACGCATTCAGGGTCGCTGGGACACGACAGCATTCCGATGGACGGAGCGTGGTCGCGCGCAGGTCCGGCTTCGCGCGTGCACACCAGTCTGTGCGGGGAGGAAGCTCGATGCTCGACATGGCGTGGTGGCTGGGCTTTGACTCGGGAGCCGATCCGCGCGAGACGGTCGTGAAGCTCCAGAAGGCCGTCTCAAACTACCGCAAGTACGTACTTGCCACCATCCTCTTCATTGCTGCCCTCGGCGCGCTCATCTCGTGGGGAGAGGGGCCGCGCGGCTGGTGGTTCTTCATCAACGTCGGCGGGTTCTGGTCCCTCGCCGCCCTCCTGACGATGCTGCCCTCCGCGATCGTCGAACGCGAGCGGTGGGCGCTCCTGACGCGGCGCATCGTCGTCGTCTTCATCTGGATCACGACGATGTGGCTGGCAGCGTTCGGGGCCTGGGCCTTCATGGTGTATGAGACGGCCGGCAGGACGCAGGATGCGCTGGGGTGGCAGCGCACATCGCTCGTGGTGGCCGGGCTGCTGCTGGCGGGGCTGAACTGGTCCACGCTGGCCGGCGTCTACCTCCGGAAACATGGCCGCTGCACCTGCCCGCCGCCGATCAAGCGGTGGATGCAGACCGCGCCGGTCCCGCGTAACGTAGACGCACCCCATCGCTGTCCGGCTCGCACCACGGTGAAGCTCGCGGCGTAGACCGGGCGCCCTGAGCAGGCAATCGGCGCGGGCGGGCCGACCGCGCGTGTATCCTTCGGCAGTCCCACCGGCGGCAGTTCCACCGGCGGCAGTCAGCCGCGCGCCGCCGCACGACGCAGCGCCTCGCACCGCAACCGTTGGAGACTGCCCTGGCGACGCCCACCCGCCCGTCGAACAGCACGCCCGGCCAGCTGCTCCGCGAGGCGGCAGCCCAGCGGCGGGCAGCCGCGCGGCCCCGCACCACGACCATCACACGCCCGGACGCCCGCAGGCTGCCGGTCGTTGGACCGGTGGTGGCGGTCCTCGCCCTGTTCCTGCTGGCGTGGGCGCCGCGCGTGCTCTCCCTGGACCAGCACGCCACCGCCGACGAAGACCTGACCCTGATCCGGAGCGCCAACGTCGCGCTGGCGCTGGAGCGCGCCGACTGGTGGGGCGTCTATCAGATCGGCCATCCCGAGGCGACCGTCCAGATGCTGGTCGCGCTCAGCCTCGGCCCGGACCGTCTGCGCCCGTACGCTGGCGACTTTCTGGGTCCGGA
The Chloroflexota bacterium genome window above contains:
- a CDS encoding M48 family metalloprotease, which translates into the protein MSTSAPDYASLATRVEQLAAERPDTYRRRLLFVAGLGYAYIALVIAALFGFVALLLLLAMFTVADLGSSFVGGVVRHALLMSALPGLGIIYFVVRGLTARGSAPQGLVIARDQAPRLFETLETARTATGAPPIHRVVLSDEFNAAVWRQSRFGLPGWTRNHLVLGLPLLDALSPDEAVAVIAHEFGHLQGRQAKLSGQIFRVQATWISLLDGLERGDRTVRFLFRPFFSRYVPYFIAYASVAVRGHELDADRVAASLAGPRSLGDGLTRLELVGARLAREFWPSLYERSKGSPDAPETVFTELSAVTRVAPATGRRVVTLDDILAQEGDAFDTHPPLRVRLAALGQDPRVPPPIDVSASEVLLGECLPALRDRMNATWRAEASDWWQEQYADACERADALQQLEAEAAGRAFSVREQWVHACLVELVRGEGAALSAFQALVRSRPRDAKAHLNVARLLLEQGDVAGIDSLEVAVRLDPWLAVPALGIVYEYLDERTFPAEHTLCARWLERVCQSLEQHADNQIAPPDRQLYPHGLSDVDLAPLIELLDGCDAVGEAYLVRQDWPAFPELTCYLLVAGIVRSARRDQAAVDGAYVALNGAPELPAITSFLVVPDAKDAVLRRVRQCPGSTIYQRTERGQQRRAA